The region CCGTGTGTGACAGATGCAGGGGAATGCCGAAGTCTTCGAGGCACTGGACGACGTTACGGGTCAGGCCGTTGCTGTAAGGCATGATTTCCAGCACCGCCTTGACGTCGCAGCCTTCCAGCGACAGTCGTCTGGCCATTATCAGGCCGATATCGCCCGAGCCTAAAATGACGATCTTTTTGCCGGGCAGATAGCCTTCCATGTTGACCATCCGCTGAGCCGCCCCGGCGGTGAAAACTCCGGCCGGGCGGCTGCCGGGTATGCGGATGGCGCCCCGGGTCCGCTCGCGGCACCCCATGGCGAATACTACGGCGGCGGCGGTAATTTTCAGCAGGCCATCCCGGGGGTTGACAGCCAAAATCGTTTTGTCGCCCGCCACCGACAGCACCATCGTGTCCAGCAGGACGGCGATGTTGGGCCGTTCCCCGACCATCCGGATATACCGTCCTGCGTAGCCCGGCCCGGTCAGTTCCTGCTGAAAGCGGTGCAGCCCAAAGCCGTTGTGGATGCACTGCTGCAATATGCCGCCGAGCTCCCTGTCCCGTTCGATGACCAGCACCCGCAGCGCTCCGTTGTCGCTGGCGCTCACCGCTGCGGCAAGGCCGGCCGGTCCGCCGCCGACGACTACTACATCATACGCCTGTTCAATCATCGACTATCCACCTCACAAAGCCTGGGGATCTTATCGAAGAATAGGTACGAGCCGACGGTATCCTTGCGTACCGCCGTTACGGGGAGGCTCAGCTCCCGGGCGAGAATGGCGGTCACCCGCGGCCCGCAGAAGCCGCCCTGGCAACGTCCCATGCCGGCCCGGGTGCGGCGTTTTACGCCATCCACCGTGCGAGCGCCGCATACGCTGTGGATAGCCGCGACAATCTCTCCCTCCGTGATCGTCTCGCAGCGGCAGATAACCCTGCCATACAGCGGGTTTTCCCGGATAAGCGCCTGCCGGGCGGCGGCGTCAAGCTCGCTGAAAAGCACCCGCGGCGGGTTGACCGGGTTGAACCGGCGGTTGGGCTTCATTTCCAATCCAAGGTCTCGCAATACGGCGGCGACCCTTTCGGCGATGGCCGGGGCGGCCGTAAGGCCAGGCGACTGGATGCCGGCGGCATGGACAAGCCCGCCGACCGCCGGCGATGGCCCGATGATAAAGTCACCGCCGTCGGCGACGGCCCGCAAGCCGGCAAACTGGGTAATCGACGCTCCTACCGGAATGCCGGGCACCAGTTTTTCGGCGCCGGCGACGATTTCCGCCAGACCGGCGGCGGAAGTGTCCACGTCATCGGCGTCCCGGCAGTCCAGTGCGTTCGGGCCGACAAACATATTGCCATGGACGGTCGGTGAAACGAGTATTCCTTTGGAAACCTTCGTAGGTGTCGGGAAAACGACGGTTTTCACCAGGCAGCTCGCCTTCTTGTCGAACAGCAGGTATTCGCCTTTGCGGGGCTTAATGCGGAAGCTGTCGTCGCCCGCCAGACGGCTGACCGTGTCGGCCCCGACCCCGGCGGCGTTGACGACGAACCTGGCAGCGATAAAGCCATGCGGCGTGTGCACCCCGGCGATTCTGCCATCTGTCACGGCGATGGCCGTCACCGGGCATTCCCTGATGATCTTTACGCCGTTCAGGGCGGCATTTTCCGCAAACGCCAGCGCGGCGCCGAAAGGCGAAATTATCCCCGCGGTGGGCGCGTGCAAAGCCCCCAGGGTCTGCTCCGTGAGGTTCGGTTCGATGTCGAGGACCTGTTCGCGAGACAGTATCTTAAGGCCAGGGACGCCGTTTTCCCCGCCGCGACTGTATAGCTCGCCGATGGCGTCCATTTCCGCGGCACTGGTCGCCACCACCAGCGAGCCCGTAAGCTTTAGCTCCAGGCCCAGATCAGCCTGCAGTTGGCGGAACAATTCATTGCCGCGAACATTGAGAAGCGCTTTTAAGCTTCCCGGTGAAGCGTCGAAGCCGGCGTGCAGGATGGCGCTGTTGGCTTTGGTCGTTTCCATTGCGAGGTCGGGATGTCTTTCCAGCAAGAGGACGTTTAGGTCGTATTTCGCCAGTTCCCTGGCGATAGCCGCGCCGACGATCCCCCCGCCGACGATGATTACGTCCGTTCTATCATTGCTTGGCAAGTTATCACCTCTTAACTGTTTGCCCTATTCCCGGAAAAAAGCGGAGATGGCCCCCCGGGTTGGTTTCCCATTCCCGAGAGACCACCCCCCCGATCCTATTCACCATTCAGTTGAGTTTCGGTCCCGGTGTCAGTCCTCCCAGTCCACGGAGCGCGTTACGGCCTTTTGCCAGCCCCTGTAAAGCTTAACCCGAATGGCCTCATCCATAGCGGGAGTGTACCTGGTGTTGAGCTTCCAGTTCTTCACGAGGTCGGTGCGGTCGTTCCAGACGCCGACGGCCAGTCCCGCCAGATAAGCCGCGCCCAACGCAGTGGTTTCGGTGATTTCGGGGCGGTCGACCGGCACGCCCAGGATATCGGCCTGGAACTGCATGAGAAGGTTATTGCCCACGGCGCCGCCGTCCACTTTCAGGGCCTGCAGTTTTATCCCCGAATCGGCTTCCATGGCGCCAAGCACGTCCTTGGTCTGGTAGGCCAGGGATTCGAGGGTGGCGCGGATAATGTGCGCCTTGCCGGTGCCGCGGGTCAGGCCGAGGATCGCGCCGCGCGCCTTCATATCCCAGTAAGGGGCGCCCAGGCCGACGAAGGCCGGCACGACATAGACGCCGTCGGTGTCGGCCACTTTGGCTGCGAAGTATTCGGAGTCAGGCGACGTCTCGATGAGCTTCAGCCCGTCGCGGAGCCACTGCACGGCCGCGCCGGCGATGAATATGCTGCCCTCCAGCGCGTATTCGACCTTGCCGCCCAGGCCCCAGGCGATCGTTGTCAGCAGGCCGTTCTTCGATTCATATAACTCGCTGCCCGTATTCATCAGCATGAAGCAACCCGTGCCATAGGTGTTTTTGGCCATCCCCGGCCGGAAGCAGGTCTGCCCGAACAGCGCGGCCTGCTGGTCGCCGGCGGCGCCGGCGATCGGCACCGAGGCGCCCAAAAAAACGCCGGGGTCGGTATGACCGTATACCTCGCTCGACGGATAAACCCTGGGCAGCATCGAGGCCGGCACTGTCAACTCCTTGAGGATCTCTTCATCCCACTTGAGGCTGCGGATATTGTACATCAGGGTGCGGGAGGCGTTGGAGTAGTCGGTAACGTGCACTTTGCCGCCGCTGAGCTTCCAGATAAGCCAGGTGTCGATCGTGCCGAACAGCAGCTCGCCCTTTTCCGCCTTGGCCCGGGCGCCCTCGACATTGTCCAGTATCCACTTGACCTTCGTTCCGGAGAAGTAAGCGTCGACAACCAGCCCGGTTTTTTGCCGGAACGAAGCTTCGAGACCTTTCGCCTTCAGGTCGTTGCAGATGTCGACTGTCTGCCGGGACTGCCAGACGATGGCGTTGTACACCGGTTTGCCGGTATTCTTATCCCACACCACGGTCGTTTCCCGCTGATTGGTGATGCCGATCGCGGCGATGTCGCCGGCATTTATGCCGGCCTTCGCCACAGCTTCGGCGGCAACACCGATCTGGGTGCTCCAGATTTCGTCGGCGTTATGCTCCACCCAGCCGGGCTTGGGATAGATCTGCGTGAATT is a window of Selenomonadales bacterium 4137-cl DNA encoding:
- the glpK gene encoding glycerol kinase GlpK, which gives rise to MAKKYVLALDQGTTSSRAIIFDDASGIVAVAQKEFTQIYPKPGWVEHNADEIWSTQIGVAAEAVAKAGINAGDIAAIGITNQRETTVVWDKNTGKPVYNAIVWQSRQTVDICNDLKAKGLEASFRQKTGLVVDAYFSGTKVKWILDNVEGARAKAEKGELLFGTIDTWLIWKLSGGKVHVTDYSNASRTLMYNIRSLKWDEEILKELTVPASMLPRVYPSSEVYGHTDPGVFLGASVPIAGAAGDQQAALFGQTCFRPGMAKNTYGTGCFMLMNTGSELYESKNGLLTTIAWGLGGKVEYALEGSIFIAGAAVQWLRDGLKLIETSPDSEYFAAKVADTDGVYVVPAFVGLGAPYWDMKARGAILGLTRGTGKAHIIRATLESLAYQTKDVLGAMEADSGIKLQALKVDGGAVGNNLLMQFQADILGVPVDRPEITETTALGAAYLAGLAVGVWNDRTDLVKNWKLNTRYTPAMDEAIRVKLYRGWQKAVTRSVDWED
- a CDS encoding NAD(P)/FAD-dependent oxidoreductase; this encodes MPSNDRTDVIIVGGGIVGAAIARELAKYDLNVLLLERHPDLAMETTKANSAILHAGFDASPGSLKALLNVRGNELFRQLQADLGLELKLTGSLVVATSAAEMDAIGELYSRGGENGVPGLKILSREQVLDIEPNLTEQTLGALHAPTAGIISPFGAALAFAENAALNGVKIIRECPVTAIAVTDGRIAGVHTPHGFIAARFVVNAAGVGADTVSRLAGDDSFRIKPRKGEYLLFDKKASCLVKTVVFPTPTKVSKGILVSPTVHGNMFVGPNALDCRDADDVDTSAAGLAEIVAGAEKLVPGIPVGASITQFAGLRAVADGGDFIIGPSPAVGGLVHAAGIQSPGLTAAPAIAERVAAVLRDLGLEMKPNRRFNPVNPPRVLFSELDAAARQALIRENPLYGRVICRCETITEGEIVAAIHSVCGARTVDGVKRRTRAGMGRCQGGFCGPRVTAILARELSLPVTAVRKDTVGSYLFFDKIPRLCEVDSR
- a CDS encoding FAD-dependent oxidoreductase, whose product is MIEQAYDVVVVGGGPAGLAAAVSASDNGALRVLVIERDRELGGILQQCIHNGFGLHRFQQELTGPGYAGRYIRMVGERPNIAVLLDTMVLSVAGDKTILAVNPRDGLLKITAAAVVFAMGCRERTRGAIRIPGSRPAGVFTAGAAQRMVNMEGYLPGKKIVILGSGDIGLIMARRLSLEGCDVKAVLEIMPYSNGLTRNVVQCLEDFGIPLHLSHTVVGVHGKDRVTGITCAKVDDALRPVPGSEFDLECDCLLLSVGLIPENELSGDLGIEMDGLTGGPVVDQLRQTSLPGFFAAGNVVHVHDLVDFVSEEGETAGKYAARHACGLSSSVGRLARIMASDGVRTAVPQVVRLDDVRTAPVRLYMRVARPERRVTLRLLSNSELLLERVLPVAKPGEMVVADIPADKLRAIGDVVTVVLRRQGGEQGE